A portion of the Eubacterium maltosivorans genome contains these proteins:
- a CDS encoding ribulokinase: MAKYVIGIDFGTLSGRAVVVNVKTGEEIGSAFYNYPHAVMDRELPDGTKLPMDYALQHPQDYLDVFKNAVPEVLSRTQVDPADVIGVGVDFTACTVLPVKADGTPMCFLDKYKNDPMAYVMMWKHHGAQSYANKLTEIAEQRGEDFMARYGGKASSESMTPRLWQICVEDHELYEDMDYYIEAGDWVIWQLTGKQTRNSCAAGYKALYHKVDGYPSKDFYKALDPQLENVVEEKLNCPISPIGSRAGEIDTKGAALTGLKVGTAVAIANVDAHAGVPGAMKQAGPDQMLMIMGTSTCHMLISKEEKIVPGVFGVVEDGILPGYFGYEGGQSCVGDHFAWFVDNCVPEEYAKEARARGLNLHQILTEKAEKMAVGESGLIALDWWNGNRSVLLDNDLTGMMLGMTLQTKPEEMYRALIEATAYGTREIIENFEKCGVTVNNLYATGGIAMKNAMMMQIYADVTRRTIRIAGSEYGPALGAAVMASVAAGAAEGGYDSVFEAAQVLANEKDILYTPNEENAKVYDKLFAEYAILHDYFGRGENDVMKRLKAIKAEAAK, from the coding sequence TTGTGGTCAATGTAAAAACAGGGGAAGAAATTGGCTCGGCATTTTATAATTATCCGCATGCGGTAATGGACAGAGAGTTGCCAGATGGCACAAAACTGCCAATGGACTACGCGCTCCAGCATCCGCAGGATTATCTGGATGTTTTCAAGAACGCTGTTCCAGAAGTTTTATCACGCACACAAGTAGACCCGGCAGATGTTATCGGCGTAGGGGTTGACTTTACGGCATGTACAGTCTTGCCAGTAAAAGCTGACGGCACACCCATGTGCTTCTTAGACAAATATAAGAACGACCCAATGGCATATGTTATGATGTGGAAACATCACGGCGCTCAGAGCTATGCCAATAAACTGACTGAAATCGCAGAACAGCGCGGAGAAGATTTCATGGCCCGCTATGGCGGCAAGGCATCGTCTGAATCCATGACACCCCGTCTGTGGCAGATCTGTGTCGAAGACCATGAATTATATGAAGACATGGACTATTACATTGAAGCTGGCGACTGGGTAATCTGGCAGCTGACCGGAAAACAGACCAGAAACTCCTGTGCGGCAGGCTACAAGGCTTTATATCACAAAGTAGACGGTTATCCGTCAAAGGATTTCTATAAAGCGCTCGACCCACAGCTTGAAAATGTAGTGGAAGAAAAATTAAACTGCCCAATCTCACCGATCGGCAGCAGAGCAGGTGAAATTGACACAAAAGGCGCAGCGTTGACAGGCCTTAAGGTTGGCACGGCAGTAGCCATTGCCAATGTCGATGCCCATGCAGGTGTACCGGGTGCCATGAAACAGGCTGGTCCGGACCAGATGCTCATGATCATGGGGACATCCACCTGCCACATGCTGATCTCGAAAGAAGAAAAAATTGTACCCGGCGTCTTTGGCGTCGTTGAAGATGGTATTCTGCCAGGTTATTTTGGATACGAAGGCGGACAGAGCTGTGTAGGGGATCATTTTGCATGGTTTGTTGATAACTGCGTTCCTGAAGAATACGCTAAAGAAGCAAGAGCACGCGGTCTAAACCTGCACCAGATTTTAACCGAAAAAGCTGAAAAAATGGCTGTCGGTGAAAGTGGACTTATCGCGCTTGACTGGTGGAACGGCAACCGCTCCGTCCTCCTCGACAACGACCTAACGGGTATGATGCTCGGTATGACACTGCAGACAAAACCAGAGGAAATGTACCGTGCATTAATCGAAGCAACCGCTTATGGTACCAGAGAAATCATTGAAAACTTTGAAAAATGCGGTGTAACGGTCAATAATCTGTACGCGACTGGCGGCATTGCCATGAAGAATGCTATGATGATGCAGATCTACGCCGATGTTACCAGAAGAACGATCCGCATTGCGGGCTCCGAGTATGGCCCGGCCCTTGGCGCTGCGGTTATGGCTTCTGTAGCAGCGGGCGCTGCTGAGGGCGGCTATGATTCTGTATTTGAAGCTGCTCAGGTTCTGGCCAATGAAAAAGATATTCTTTATACACCAAATGAAGAAAACGCAAAAGTATATGACAAGCTGTTTGCGGAATATGCCATCTTGCACGATTACTTCGGCCGCGGCGAAAACGACGTAATGAAACGTCTGAAAGCCATCAAGGCAGAAGCAGCTAAATAG
- the araD gene encoding L-ribulose-5-phosphate 4-epimerase, with amino-acid sequence MLEELKQQVYEANMLLPEYKLITFTWGNVSGIDREKGLIAIKPSGVEYDKLKPEDMVIVALEDGKVVEGDLNPSSDTDTHLELYREFSNIGGVVHTHSQWATIWAQAGKDINAYGTTHADYFNGPIPCTRVMTDTEIEGDYELNTGKVIVETFNDMDINPDYMPAVLVKSHGPFTWGKDPHEAVHNAVVLDQLAMMAFYTEQLAGGAYPMQDALLNKHFYRKHGENAYYGQK; translated from the coding sequence ATGTTAGAAGAACTGAAACAGCAAGTTTATGAAGCCAATATGCTGCTGCCGGAGTATAAGCTCATTACCTTTACCTGGGGTAATGTATCCGGTATTGACCGGGAAAAAGGTCTGATCGCCATTAAACCCTCCGGTGTGGAATACGACAAGCTAAAGCCAGAAGATATGGTCATTGTCGCGTTAGAAGATGGTAAAGTGGTAGAAGGAGACCTGAATCCTTCATCCGATACCGACACACATCTTGAGCTTTACCGTGAATTTTCAAATATCGGCGGTGTGGTACACACCCACTCACAGTGGGCGACCATTTGGGCTCAGGCGGGAAAAGATATTAATGCTTACGGAACAACCCATGCTGATTACTTCAATGGACCGATTCCCTGCACGCGTGTTATGACCGATACAGAAATTGAGGGTGACTACGAGCTCAATACTGGCAAGGTTATTGTTGAAACCTTCAATGATATGGACATCAATCCCGATTATATGCCAGCCGTACTGGTTAAAAGCCACGGCCCGTTTACCTGGGGGAAAGACCCGCACGAGGCTGTCCACAATGCGGTCGTTTTAGACCAGCTGGCCATGATGGCCTTCTACACCGAGCAGCTGGCTGGCGGCGCATACCCAATGCAGGATGCACTTTTAAACAAACATTTTTACCGCAAGCACGGCGAAAACGCCTATTACGGCCAGAAGTAG